A part of Rhipicephalus microplus isolate Deutch F79 chromosome 8, USDA_Rmic, whole genome shotgun sequence genomic DNA contains:
- the LOC119164171 gene encoding calcineurin subunit B type 2 isoform X2, translating to MGNESSLPMEMCSNFDADEIKRLGKRFKKLDLDNSGSLSIDEFMSLPELQQNPLVQRVIDIFDTDGNGEVDFKEFIQGVSQFSVKGDKESKLRFAFRIYDMDNDGFISNGELFQVLKMMVGNNLKEAQLQQIVDKTILFADRDEDGKISFDEFCSVVGNTDIHKKMVVDV from the exons ggAAACGAAAGCTCACTCCCGATGGAGATGTGCTCCAACT ttgacgCCGATGAAATCAAAAGGCTCGGCAAGCGGTTCAAGAAGCTAGACCTTGACAATTCGGGATCCCTGAGCATCGACGAGTTCATGTCCCTTCCAGAGCTCCAGCAAAACCCTCTAGTACAGCGTGTAATAGACATATTTGACACGGACGGAAACGGAGAGGTGGATTTCAAAG AATTTATTCAAGGAGTGTCTCAATTTAGCGTTAAAGGCGACAAGGAGTCCAAGCTGAGAT TTGCCTTTCGGATTTACGACATGGATAACGACGGTTTCATCTCCAACGGGGAGCTGTTCCAGGTGCTCAAGATGATGGTCGGCAACAACCTGAAGGAAGCGCAGCTCCAGCAGATCGTCGACAAGACCATCCTGTTTGCCGACCGCGACGAGGACGGCAAGATCTCTTTCGACGAGTTCTGCTCG GTTGTCGGCAACACAGATATCCACAAGAAGATGGTGGTGGACGTTTGA
- the PSMG1 gene encoding proteasome assembly chaperone 1, with product MATFFGEVLPIHSRAVDDNEDENAESPSVYFDLDQRYQDVASLPAYDLVCVATGIAPSIFVQCYLLPDSHQVLGTIRLNPTKQQDAPSDVWGLDYNRRTDVLGKLIHYPGHGAGVLYCLCDKEVPFESCAPIARHFVELSKSPRVTSVCFTALPASDYKSKGRPEFPLLRQLRTFGSARNGTEEAIPDLETPNTVSGMCAAVLTECEVGDMPGTLFVLYTDTPEVDSTVVRVLEPTLRLNSLQALNQPLDNCRNELLRRIRDAKIDRGYLYF from the coding sequence ATGGCGACGTTTTTCGGCGAAGTCTTGCCGATCCATTCGCGAGCCGTCGACGACAACGAAGACGAGAACGCGGAGTCGCCCAGCGTGTACTTCGACCTGGACCAGAGGTACCAGGACGTAGCTTCGCTCCCCGCTTACGACCTGGTCTGCGTCGCGACCGGCATCGCGCCAAGCATTTTCGTGCAGTGCTACCTCCTGCCGGACTCGCATCAGGTCCTGGGCACCATTCGGTTGAACCCCACGAAGCAGCAAGACGCCCCCAGCGACGTCTGGGGACTGGACTACAACCGTCGCACCGACGTCTTGGGCAAGCTGATTCACTATCCGGGTCACGGCGCTGGCGTTTTGTACTGCCTCTGCGACAAGGAAGTGCCGTTCGAGAGCTGCGCGCCCATAGCGCGACACTTCGTCGAGCTCTCGAAGTCCCCGCGCGTCACTTCGGTGTGCTTCACGGCATTGCCGGCTAGCGACTACAAGTCCAAGGGAAGGCCCGAGTTTCCTCTGCTGAGGCAGCTTCGCACGTTCGGCTCGGCCAGGAACGGCACCGAGGAAGCCATACCCGACTTGGAGACGCCTAACACGGTATCCGGCATGTGCGCCGCTGTTCTGACTGAATGCGAAGTCGGGGACATGCCTGGTACCCTGTTTGTCCTCTACACCGACACGCCTGAAGTCGACTCCACCGTAGTTCGCGTGCTCGAACCGACTCTGAGGTTGAACTCCCTGCAAGCCCTGAATCAGCCGCTCGACAATTGCAGGAACGAGCTGTTGAGGCGAATTCGGGACGCCAAGATTGACCGCGGTTACCTGTACTTCTGA
- the LOC119164171 gene encoding calcineurin subunit B type 2 isoform X3: MEMCSNFDADEIKRLGKRFKKLDLDNSGSLSIDEFMSLPELQQNPLVQRVIDIFDTDGNGEVDFKEFIQGVSQFSVKGDKESKLRFAFRIYDMDNDGFISNGELFQVLKMMVGNNLKEAQLQQIVDKTILFADRDEDGKISFDEFCSVVGNTDIHKKMVVDV; the protein is encoded by the exons ATGGAGATGTGCTCCAACT ttgacgCCGATGAAATCAAAAGGCTCGGCAAGCGGTTCAAGAAGCTAGACCTTGACAATTCGGGATCCCTGAGCATCGACGAGTTCATGTCCCTTCCAGAGCTCCAGCAAAACCCTCTAGTACAGCGTGTAATAGACATATTTGACACGGACGGAAACGGAGAGGTGGATTTCAAAG AATTTATTCAAGGAGTGTCTCAATTTAGCGTTAAAGGCGACAAGGAGTCCAAGCTGAGAT TTGCCTTTCGGATTTACGACATGGATAACGACGGTTTCATCTCCAACGGGGAGCTGTTCCAGGTGCTCAAGATGATGGTCGGCAACAACCTGAAGGAAGCGCAGCTCCAGCAGATCGTCGACAAGACCATCCTGTTTGCCGACCGCGACGAGGACGGCAAGATCTCTTTCGACGAGTTCTGCTCG GTTGTCGGCAACACAGATATCCACAAGAAGATGGTGGTGGACGTTTGA
- the LOC119164171 gene encoding calcineurin subunit B type 2 isoform X1 — MWRVLETTMRQGNESSLPMEMCSNFDADEIKRLGKRFKKLDLDNSGSLSIDEFMSLPELQQNPLVQRVIDIFDTDGNGEVDFKEFIQGVSQFSVKGDKESKLRFAFRIYDMDNDGFISNGELFQVLKMMVGNNLKEAQLQQIVDKTILFADRDEDGKISFDEFCSVVGNTDIHKKMVVDV; from the exons ggAAACGAAAGCTCACTCCCGATGGAGATGTGCTCCAACT ttgacgCCGATGAAATCAAAAGGCTCGGCAAGCGGTTCAAGAAGCTAGACCTTGACAATTCGGGATCCCTGAGCATCGACGAGTTCATGTCCCTTCCAGAGCTCCAGCAAAACCCTCTAGTACAGCGTGTAATAGACATATTTGACACGGACGGAAACGGAGAGGTGGATTTCAAAG AATTTATTCAAGGAGTGTCTCAATTTAGCGTTAAAGGCGACAAGGAGTCCAAGCTGAGAT TTGCCTTTCGGATTTACGACATGGATAACGACGGTTTCATCTCCAACGGGGAGCTGTTCCAGGTGCTCAAGATGATGGTCGGCAACAACCTGAAGGAAGCGCAGCTCCAGCAGATCGTCGACAAGACCATCCTGTTTGCCGACCGCGACGAGGACGGCAAGATCTCTTTCGACGAGTTCTGCTCG GTTGTCGGCAACACAGATATCCACAAGAAGATGGTGGTGGACGTTTGA